The genomic interval TCTAAGGATGTTAAGAAGGTAAAAAGTTCTCCAATTTAGCATTTCATGGTTGTATCTCATTATCGTAGTATTTGGgaattaattttcatcattGTTACTGTGTTTAGGTTGTAAAAGAGGGTGGTGAAAAGTGGAAACTTTTGACTGATGAGGTTAGTGTCTAATACTCTTGCTCTTACTTATTGCACTCGGTTTCCTTGGTGTCAATCTTATTATCATTGTCAATCTTGTAAGTTGGCTATTTCATTGTGTATCATATGTGTTCAGGAGAAGAAGTCTTACATGTCAAAGCTGATGAGATGAAAGCTGAATTCAAAAAGACCTTGGAGACTGAAGCTGAAGATGCTGAAGACCATGGTCTGCCATCTCTCCTAATATTCATTATCTGTACTTCTAAATCCATTTCCCTAATTTTAGCAGCTTTATACATATGATGGTTTTTACCCATACATGACATTTTATACCATATTTCATGTTCCATTCGCTTCATGTAAGATGCATTAGATAGTAGAACCAGCTAATTTGTTTCCTCTAAGGTGTATAAAATAAGTATATGATGCTTTGACTGAATGCCTTGTTCATATAGCAACAACAATGTCAAATCTGAGACCGTGAAGACTACCAACACAGCTTTAGGAGGCTTCAAATGCAGAGAGTTACATATGCAGTGTGTCCTACTATGTATGGTGTCTATTTCATTGCATCTGCTTGttgttttttccttcttcatcaTGGTTTTGTGCATTACATATAAATGGCACATATCTATATGTTACATGCTCGAAAAGTATCTTCTGCCATGGCATGTTGGACTTTGATGTTTaacatatttctgttatttgaGTAAACTTATTTGTCTTAATTTATCTGATTGCTTGTTGTTTGctgattttgagttgattgagTTCATATTACAATATGAACTTTAAACTGAAATGGGTTGTTACTGATTGTACTTCAAGGTATTAATAGAGGGATATTTGGAGTCCCTTCTGCTAAGAAAGCTGAGGTTGAAGGTCTGGTTAAGCAGCTGGAGTCTCAGAATCCAACTCCAGATCCTACCGTGAATTTAGAGAAGGTATATCCCATCTTTGATCCTTCAAGTTGTCTTTAGACTGTTAATGATGAGTTCCATTTTAATACTTTTTATAATTGATGTTGGAAACTTCTGTATAGCACAATTACAATTCTAGGctcaagaagaacaaagctGGGATTGAGGGACTTCATCTCATTGGGAGGCTCAAGGCTAAGGCCGCTCGGTTTAAGCAGTTTAGCTTTAGTTCTGGTAGCTTTAGGTTGTGTACATTATAAGGCTTTCTACCAATGCACATAATTAAGTTTGTGTACTTGAAACAATGGTGGATTAATAGAAATTGCAAGTTAAGAATTGGAATTGATTTTATGGTTTCATGTATGAATGCCTAATTGAACAGGGACACCAGATATGTGTAGCCTAATATCAAAACCACAATAGAAATTAAATGAAAGTGAAGACTAAATCGTATCataacaacatatatatgtggtttGACAAACTTATATTCTATGAATGGTTAAGTATACGTTGCTATTTTCCtattcagacgacatatatgtGTGCATAAATTCATCTAGACAACATTTATCTGTCATTGGAAAACATATTAGACAATAGATATCTATTGTCTCAAAGAgaccaaatgaaaaaagaaaaaatatacgtTGCCTGAAGATCATTCACCCAATGCATGTGTCGTCGTACTACGTCTAAAccagaaacaacatcaatagtaTGTCGTGTGGGTTCATTCAACGACGTATAAATGTTGCGTGGAAAAGTTTAAATTCTAATTAACCAAGTATATGTCGCCTCTAACATTTTCACATGATATTTAAATGTCGTCTTTAGTTGAATTAGCCAACGCATATATGTTGCTGTAAGGCATTTTTCTCTCCCACAAGCAGTTATAAGGCGACACAAAGAGATGTGTTGTCTCACGGCAAAAAAAAGATGTGTCGCCTTCTAGCATGTCGACGTTTATATTATCAGGCGACGCATATAGCCTATCGCCTTACCTTTTATCAGGCGacacataatgaaaaaagtcTTCTGTCGCCTAATGTTTTTATGATAGTTTAAACGTCGACATGGTAGAAGACGACACATACGATTTGCATCAGGCGACACAACTGTTGTGTCGCCTGATGCAAGAATTGGCATAGTGAAACACAATTGGACCTCAACAGAGGATGAAAAACTAGTTGAAGCTATGGTGGAGTTATGTGTTTCAGGAACAATGAAGAGTGACAATGGTTTCAAACCAGGAACATTTGTTCAAATTGAAAAGTTACTAGAGCAAAAGTTACCAGGTAGCGGGATCAAAGCCAGTCCACATATTGAGTCTCGGGTGAAGACTCTAAAGAAACAATATAATGCTATAACAGATATGATTGTCACCAGCAGTGGTTTTTCATGGAAtgatgagaagaaaatgatcatATGCAAAAAAGATCTGTATGACGGTTGGGTGAAGGTCAGttgcttctttattttgttatctttATCCTATACAtaaatttaaacaaattacaatGATATCTATGGATTTGGCAGAGTCATCCAGCAGCAAAAGGAATGTGGATGAAGcctttttctcattttgacAACTTGGGAAATGTCTTTGGTAAAGATCATGCAAATGGAAAGCAAGCAGCCAATGCTACTGATTATATTGATGAGATTGATCTAAACAATGACGGCCTAGAAGAAATTGCTGAAATGATGACTACTCCTCCACCTGTAGCACCTGTAGCAGTAGAAGGTCAAAATGAAGCTCCAAGGaataggaagaggaagaggacaTATGCATATGTTCTAGGGCTGACACAAATGGTTGGTGCAATGTCTAAGACTACTGAAGCAATGGATAAGCTTGTGGGAAGTCTTGTAGAATTTGATCCCATGCGTCAAGTCTATGATAAGGTATCAAAAGTTGAAGGTTTAAGTACCTTGTCTAAACTGAAAGTAAGTCAGATTATCATGGCTAATCCTGTGAAAGTCAGTCTTCTTCTCAGTCTTCCTGAAGATGTTAAAAAAGAATGGGTGGAGGAATTGCTTCAGTAATCATTCTAAGTTTTGAATAAACCCTTTTACTGGGTTTAAGCCACCAAGACATGAGATTTTGGtcgattttgattttctataattGATATTATTACTTATAAGTGAGATTATTGTTGTCTTGGATTGAAAACAACGATTTTGCTTCTGTTGCTTAATAAAATAATTGTTTCTTGACTATatctgttcttcttttctacATGACAAATtgtttatgagtttatgagTTATTTTTGATTTGGCTGATGCAATGAGGTTAAGTCCCACGTCTTTTTTTGAACTGTAAAGTATGAATATCATTACAATCTATTGCACAAGTATGAATGAGAAGGCTCATGATGTTTGATACTTTTAAATTGATTTGTTAAGTATTTTTTGGTATCAGTAGCCTAAACTTGTATTTTGGGGATTAAGTAATTtaatgtgtttttaaattcatAAAAGGGTGTTGTAGgaaattataattttgtatttcattctTATTACTTACCAAACGCTACAATAGGAATGGAAACTtgaatttgaggatttgatTTCTTAAATGTACCAAACACCCATATGAAAATGTCAATACCTATTCCATTCCATATTAGTCTGGAAAAGaatatttttcctttcctgCCAACCAAACGGGGCCTTAAGTTTCATCcctttttcttattcttcatttTAATATTATGAATTAGAAGTTGATTATCCAACACCAAATACCCGGTTGATTTCCCAATTATGCCAACGATCTACTGGAAGATCCATCATGAAAGTATAAATTGATGATCTAAGAATAGTTTTCAAATAACTTTGATAGCATCTTTGAGCAGCCATGGCAAATGACTCAAACACATCAATATATGGCagttttttattcattttagggGGCTTTTGCTAAACTTGAATGGGAGTATGGGAATGAGAAAgaatgagaaagagaaggaatgAGAGTGACTGAGCAGCCATGGCGGATGACTCAAACACATCAATATATGGTggttttttattcattttagggGGCTTTTGCTAAACTTGAATGGGAGTATAGGAATGACAAAgaatgagaaagagaaggaatgAGAGTGACAAGGAGTCATTCTCATTCACTTGTTTATTtgtcttagagcatctccaacagctcaTGTAAAGCTAgaattatttctattttaaagGAAAAACACCATTTTTCAGCTCCAACAGTTCATAACACCATTTTTCAGCTCCAACGGTTCATATAAAACATCCTCTATAATACAAAAAGTGGGAAGAAAGATAAAGAGATCCTCTATATCTATAAAATACTATagaattctcaaaatttgtatatttcatagagaaatctctaaaatttatTGTTTGCCTTTTAGAATTTACTCTCTCTCctaaaaaaagtaaataaatatgtcattttatCTCTCTAGTGGAAGATTGAGAACTTAAAGCATGTAAcatgtgattttgatttgaataaatatataGGTTCAttaaattataagaaaaacatttaattttgtaaaGTAAATTAGAAGAGCTGTTGGAGTTGAGCCCTTTCTTTTATAgagattttgtgattttctcTTCtataataaagaaattatacaagagctgttagagatgctcttatgGAATGAGAAATGGAAACATGATTGATTCTCAGTCAATTAAAAAATTACCCTTGAATAGAATGTGATTTTGTACAAGGAAAGAATTAACACAAAATTTACATGTTAATTGAAATgtgtttaatatatttttaattgatagtatttgataatatttttatgaaattttatgGTAATTGAAAGCTTGGAATGATGATTCATATTAACCATAAGTTTAATCTTGGCCAAGGAATTACTAAATTTTTGTAAATGTAATACTGGATTTTCATGAAATAACAAGGGTCAGTTTTGGAATGAAAACTTAATTCCATGCAATCAAAATTGTCACGCCCcgaattttggataaataaaatccaaatttaaggcatgataaccaaaaaaaagatttcTAACTCTTGTAACAACCACAAATATCTAAAAAACATAACCGAAAATGTACCATCAATATAGACCCAAAACTTTGGGTCATATATTACATTTCGAAatttacataacttgagatGTCAAATAAATGTCACGCTCAAAAGAGCTTACTACAAATCGATAAaccaataataaaaaaagattcaaCTCCTAACAGGCAGCTTCTAGACCTCTACGTCTCAAACTTGAAAATCCTCACCTGCAAAATCAACCTCTACACCATagattggtgcaccgggttgtaaacaacaaacccagtAAGCTTTAAAAGCTCTTATGAGTAAATCTAAATTAAAGAACTCATCCCAATATCACATAAGGTAAAACCGGTAATTCCTGTATTAaaaacttagttcaggaactcgcctaaaagcaagagaatttaAAAGcaagtaaataagaaaacacgacaattcaaaatcacttaaaatcataaatgaatcttGTAAAAAGTGTAGTTCATGAATTCcactaaaatcacacaattaagatttaagaatctcctgcggaaaaacatagttcaggagatactcaaagcaaggaattaaatgacaacatgttctcacacaatcatttctccacccttacttatgagttcgtcaacacttagtcatcccccataagttaCTAGACAAACACGTACTTATAGGTtagtcaacacttagtcatttCTCCACCCTTATTTATGAGTttgtcaacacttagtcattccccataagtaactagacaaacacgtactcatgggttcgtcaacacttagtcatcccccatgaagtatcaacagacagactagagctctaaactgaccgtaaccaatcacccggccaaggcttggttcccggttcACTGACACCACCACGAAAGCTCCTAATCATCACTAAGACACACaaccac from Fragaria vesca subsp. vesca unplaced genomic scaffold, FraVesHawaii_1.0 scf0513033, whole genome shotgun sequence carries:
- the LOC101304244 gene encoding uncharacterized protein LOC101304244 — encoded protein: MKAEFKKTLETEAEDAEDHGINRGIFGVPSAKKAEVEGLVKQLESQNPTPDPTVNLEKHNYNSRLKKNKAGIEGLHLIGRLKAKAARFKQFSFSSGTMKSDNGFKPGTFVQIEKLLEQKLPGSGIKASPHIESRVKTLKKQYNAITDMIVTSSGFSWNDEKKMIICKKDLYDGWVKSHPAAKGMWMKPFSHFDNLGNVFGKDHANGKQAANATDYIDEIDLNNDGLEEIAEMMTTPPPVAPVAVEGQNEAPRNRKRKRTYAYVLGLTQMVGAMSKTTEAMDKLVGSLVEFDPMRQVYDKVSKVEGLSTLSKLKVSQIIMANPVKVSLLLSLPEDVKKEWVEELLQ